The Mangifera indica cultivar Alphonso chromosome 19, CATAS_Mindica_2.1, whole genome shotgun sequence nucleotide sequence GAGATATTGAGAATGGAAAACAGTGAATTCCATCCCAAAGATGAATAGAGCTGGACATAGGGATTCAAGTGTCTCTCTTCACTCGACATCCAAGCAAACACCACCACTATGCCTTCTCTTTCCCCTCTACTTTCTTTCCTAACCCCGGTAATCCCTACCTCCAAATCTCCACGTTTTTCTTCCTCCCTCCAAACAATTTCGATTCCTCCTCTTCACACCTACAGTGCTGTATGCTTTAAGATGTTTGATTTTCTCCAAATATACAATTCGATTTAATCTGTTCTATGgacgaaattttaaaaatatttaagttcaatttttttattgggcATCATTTTCTGTATGAcgaattttttctgttttccagTTTTTTTATCTGAGTGAAGATAGAACTATACAAGTGAATCTTCCGTCAGACAAAAGGTTAAATGACGAATCTTTAATCTTTACAACCGCCGTTTCAATGTATGCCACGTCTCATGTTCAGGAGCAAAACAAACATCAAggacaaaaataccctcatattatGTCTGGTAATAATCTTATTGCTTCAACCGGCGATTGCAGGATAATTTTCACAGTTGTACTTTTACTTTTTCCTAGTTTcgtaattttatgttaaattctTCAATGAACCAAAAAAAGTATcgtcaaaattaattaatatataagtaGAAAAAACATTAATAGCGGAGAAATTGATGTGCCAAAACGAAATTTCCTTTTGTCAAATTTCTTATCATTTGTAGTTCTTCtagaaaattgatattttaaattttcaaattttttaaacatatatttttacttaaaatatttaataaaattttggaatttatctattaattaaagttgaatttgaacaaaattagttcaattttaaaagttaatttagtttagtttaatttaacttgaatttacttaatttaaatttgaatcaagagatttaatttattttttaaatcaatctaaatttgaaataaaaaaatattcaacttggTTTagcttaaattatataatttaaattgataattcaaattaataatttaaattaataatttaatttaactcaagtttatacttttttctgttttgaaatcatttttataaagagtaatgttatatgtacctatttttggtatataattcatgtacacaatgatatatcattatgtaattaggtgattttaaaatatatatcagcatatgataaagaaatatctaatcacatgataatacctcatctgtataaataaattatatataaaaaataagtacacataattttattgttttataaaaaaataaattaaaataagtcaatatttaaaatattattatatattaaaaaataatcaaaaatttgaaaagtattattgaaaaaaaaaattcaatttgcccTTGACTAGAAAACGTCAGAAAACCCCCAAACTAGAAAGTGTCAGAGAAACCCCACGTCCACGCGTGGTGGAAACCTGCCCAGAAAATCCCCAATGCGGGGCCCCGCGTCTTCGGTGTTGAAAAATCCCCTCGCATACTGAAATGTCACACTAGCGTACCAGCAAGGTTTGAAAAACCGCAAAATCAACCCATCTGCAACTCTTCTCACCCAGGCGCATGTTAGTATAAACTGGATGAGAGCAAgacttgattaatttatttagttagccgttgatagagaaaaattatttaaaaaaaaaaaaaacaccaataTTCACGGAAATTACTCAAAATTCCTGAAAAGGCAGGAGGACCTAAAATTGCCTTCACCATTGTTAAACTGCATCGTCATTGCTCGACGTTACTTAACCTGGAAACAGACACTTCAACTCGTGCGGcgtgttttaaaaataatcgaTTAAATCTATCTAGCAAATGATTTGGTAGATCTGTTGCGGAGACGAAAGATTTTTGAAtcgaaagagagagagagaggggggaTATGGTGTGATGAAGTTTAAGGAAGCGGAAGGAGATGGCGAGAGGAGAGTGGGGAAATCAAGGGAGGGGGAAGTCGTATTCTTATAAGAAAATTACTCTTATTGTTTGTTCTATCAACATTGTTATTGCTCTCTACGTTCTTCGCTCAATCTATGGttctatttatgttttttccaccaATGATTTAAACGGTATGTCGGTTTATTCCTTAGTTGCATTTTGCTTCCTTGTTTAAAAGCCGAATGCTCGTTTGacgaaggtttttttttttttttggctctaTTTTTGTGTTGCGTTCAGTTGTAAAGTATACCCCATTTCAGATTAGGAAAATGGAAGAATCAATACGGATTCGGAGAGCTAATGAACCCATAGAGCTTGTTAAATGGGTAAAATCTTATCTATTAGATTTAgataaattattgtttcttattatatatatatatttttgtttatttttatatttcctATTATTCCATGTTCTGGGATTACTTAATAGAAATGCTATTGATGTGGGCATTAGTTAAAGGAATCAAAGCGAGAGCTTTCAGAAGAATCAATGGTTGAATTGCCACGATCTGTGAAGCAGAGGATGACTGTTGAGATCCTGCAGAGGTTGCGAAGCTTGAATGTAACGGGAGATGGAGATGCACAAAGAGGTGGGTCCAGCAAAATctactctttttattttattttttatttatttatttttttggtgctGAGTTGTTTGCGACGGTCACATTGTTATTATCtgtaatatattaaattctTGTTGGTTGTATTTCAATGAGCATGTTTCATGTCTTTTTGGGAGTGAGTGCTCTGTAAAAGTAGGCACTGTGGTGCAAGGTTTACCAACATTACGTTTTGCATTTATTTATGTGGAAGGTGGAAATTACTGGACTAGGATCTGcaaagtatttaaatattttgtttatgaatAGTAATGTTATCTTAGAGGATTCAAATCATGGTGATTGGGTGAGGTAGTATGGTACCAACAGTCTATGTTGGGGCAAGCATGAGATTTCATTTTGTGATCATGTAAAACAGATAACAAGAGGGCTCCTACCACgataataatttgtttcttataagttaatggatttatatattttttctggtGGAAATTGAGCTTCGTTGGAAACtcattgttattgttattattattgttattatcattttGAAGAAGCTGGAATTACAAAATATGTGAAACTGTACGTTGAGTATTCGTAAAGTGTTTTGGCCATAGTGTCTTCACAAGCATTGTAAACATTGGTGGGGAGAGCAGGTGATGTGTCTGCCAGCCCAAAAACCTATGTGAGCTTGATAATGTGGATGATTGAACTTTTTGAGAATATATGATTGGTTCAAGGTTATGTTTTCCAAATTTGAAATTGTCAGGATACTTATGACTGTATTTATGTGTTGCAGCCTGCTTGTTACTCATCTTGTTggcatttttcttttaattagcAGAAGCAGTTGAAAGCTGGCGTAAGGAAAAACTAGAGgaagccaaacaattgattgtTGGAAGACAGGGAGTGAATTCAACTATTTTGCAAGAAGATGCTAGTATGATCTATTCTCTAGAGTCTTATATCAgctttttgttgattttaaaattactttttgtgagaattttcaaagataaaccGGTAATATGTAAAAGGAGCATTTTCTGAAGAACGTTGTTTTTACCTTTCCGACTAACTGTTTTGTAGGAATGCTAGTAAGAGTCTTGGAGTCTAATTGGGATGCACTCTCAGGAGAAATTGGCCTTTGGATACCCTCTGAAATCACACAGAGGGAACATGATGATAAACCTGAGGGcatagaagaagaagagctGCTCGGTAAGTAATTGATATCTCTGTTTGTTAAATTCCCCTCTAGTGAGTCTTGTCCATTCTAAGAACATGAGCaagttttaggatttaaatttttttcatctaactAGCTGCCCCTGTATGCCACCTCATGTTCCATTTTTATGGAAAGCAAAAAAACATGGTGAGATTTGTCTTCTACCTATTAAGGTATACTTATTTCTCTGCAGAGGAAGATATTTTGCCTGGCAGACCTGTTCCACCTGAGTGTAATGCTGAACTTCATACGGATTATGCTGGTGCAGCTGTCAGATGGGGTCTCACTCACCACAAAGAAAGTGCTGCTGATTGCTGTCAAGCTTGCCTAGAACAGGCAAAGCGTGCTAAGCCAGGTCAAATGAAATGCAATATATGGGTTTATTGCCCAGCTGAGACAGGTTGCTTTTCCCCAGATATCtatgaacataaaaatcagGAGTGCTGGCTGAAATACGTAAGCATCATTTTACACTTATTTGCCCTCTATTATTTATGTCAGCTTTTGTGAAGTTATACTATAATGCTATTTATTGAATGTAGTCTAATGTTCCTATTCTCTGATCATGATGCAGGCAGAGAAGCCCAAATTAAATTTCAAGCACAAGTATTCTGAATCATACCGAAATTCCCACCCAACTGCACCTTTGTTTGTTCCATGGGTGTCTGGGGTCGTTAGTGTGTGATCGGATTTTGCGAAAAGAGTGAGCGGTCAATCAAGAAGTTTGTTGACTGGCAACCTTATTCTATCTTGTGACATTGTACGGATAGCTATCAAGTTACTTACTCCTTGATATCCTACGAAAACTTACTGTTTAACAAACATTCAACTGAAATTCATGTCTCATATACTCTGAAATTCATGACTATATGTAATACTCATTATTTTTGTAGTACGGAATGTAATTTAATGTTCTTGGCAAAGATATAATGCCAGAGCAAGATGACATTCTATAGAAACATTCTTGcaactatatattattttattttattggtgttGGCTTGTATTCATTCAGTGTGCAATGGTATTTAGATTCGAggaatattatatgtataaacaatatttattaacttatttatataaattgatataataacatgtaattgaataattttgaagttagtaagatttgtttttacatgcaattttgtttttcaaatttacattaacattattaaaaattcttttagtGATTGAAACAAGTCGCAGACAAATTTGTACCCAACGAATCATGCCTATTGTTGAACTGATTTCTTTTGATATCATGTATACTCTACCCTCTTGGAAGAAAATGTTAATTAGACATTTGAATTTGGAATGACCAAACTACACATGGGAAGGCTATGCCAATTGTTGTCAAGGAGAATTTATGCTAATCAAACTCAATGGTAACAAGGATAAATTCTGCTGAGTGATCACACAATTTTCTAAACACTTTAACCTTAGTCCTTCGCATGGTTGTCAAAGCCCGTCTTAGAGAGGCTCTACTCAAAGCAACGTGGGCAGTCAATGGTTCTAAAGTGATTGCTTTTGGTGTTTTTTTCGACATATTTAGACTCGAGAAAGCATGCGTTATTATCACATAGGACTCTAGTGGGGTTTGAGATAATTTTGAAGGTTATCAGCAATTTATGTAATCATCGATGAGTTATAAATCAttagaaatattgaaaaaaaaagttaaaaatcatCGAAAAGGTCATCAACTAATTTTGAGACAAACTGAGAAATTGTTGGAAAGGTCTAAGTTTGTCAGAGAAGTTATTAGTCACTGATTCATTATAAATGATTGTCAAAAAAGGTCGATGACAAGTTATAAGATCAATGAGTTATGACATTGTGGTAGATATCAAAGCCTTGGCTTCAAACACTTTGTAGGATCCTCCTAGGATTGCATAACTTTGGAATTTCTGGATTGGATGAACTAGCTCTGGGGTCAATTTTGTTCAATTCAATGGGCCACTCGTTTTTTAATCTTTAGTTTATTGAACACTGGATAATCAGATTCCTGAGTCCATACCGTGAAAAATCTTCCTTTCAAGTCTACATTAGCATCAGAAGTCTCCTCACTGAATAAGCTGTCACCttttcattcttgaattttaGAAGATGGTGAAGTTTATGGTATTTTTCTAATTTGGTATTAGCTTGATGTTTTAGTTGTATGTTTGTGTAAACTGGTTCTGATTTTATGAACAGTTGATTTCTGATTTCTCGCTTcattttttgaaaacccattgcGTTGATGCTTGTTTGTGCGTAACAGCCTGATCATTTCTACCAAATTAAAGTCACTTCTTGAATGTGGGGAAGACATCATTTTCATACTTCAGAAAATACAACCAGACTCTCCTAGAAAATTCATCAATGAAATTTAGTTTCTCCTGCCACGTGTACATTTCTGGGTGAAGAAAATTCTTCTGACAATTATTAGAACCCCACTGTATGATTCAATTTAGGTTcattatctaaattataaaacctTAAGGATATACTATAGCAGAACAAGATCATTTTGCTGTTAGTGAAGTCTTTTTGATAGAAGAAAGGGGAGATCATTTGGTTTTGCAAATACTTCATGTAAGGACTTGGTAGGTTGGCTAGAAGTGTCTTCCTTTTTGGTCTCCAGTTAAGTCCTGAGGCCTTTGTTGGAATAGAGATGGTGTTTCTATTGGTGTCATTGATCAGGGAGGCAAATCGATGGAGAGCCAAAATtgatatatgaatttttatattccCTTCATGTTTTCTCTGCTTTTGACTGTAAAACTTGTCCGCTATTGTTTCTGTATAATCTTTTGTGGAACCTTTTTCATCCATCAAGGTTTACTACGGTCAGACTGAATTACTTCTGTCTCTTTTTTAACTTGATATATGCACATTTGGTGCCCAGTCGTTTTTCAACATCATTCAATTGATAGGAGATTTTCTGTGATGATTTATGTATGGAAGTAGGAAGAGAGAGGAAGATGTAGCCAATCAAAGTTGACATGAGAACCACTACACCGTATGGCAGTATCTGCTTTTGCTTGCATTTAACACTTCGCTTTAGTCTTCAGAAGTGGGTGCCTGTCATGCTCCTGGTTGCACTGTTGAATATGTGACAGGTTGAATCTGGCAAAAGACTTATGTGATGTATGATTCTGGTTATAATCATGATGTTTATTGTCCTAGATTCTTCACTTACACTGTGAGTAATCTTCTTTTCTGAATATAATCATGTTTAATTTGGAGTTTGAATCTTGAAAGAGATGGATTAGGTTGACAGATACATGCCCAGAACCATATTTTCCTTGGCTCGTAACAAATTGATGAGTTTGCActgtattttatctttttttcttgtttagaaGTCAATTCAATTCTTTTGTTGGTGTTGCTCTGTTTTCACACATTTATTATACACATTTAATTCCGGTAGGTTGCTTCTCTTAACCTACTTTGATTAAATTAGGTTGTTTTATccaatcataattataatagaattttcttttttacaatttaacaaatgaaaCTCTGAATTTAATGATTTGTCTTACAATTACTATATCATGTAAGTAAAAGTTTAATCGTTATATATTGACAACAGTTTTAAACTTATATCCTTTTTGTTGTTTAGATACCTGtttttcccatccaaagtacTTCTTACAAGCAAAagttctttaatatttttaaaggtcGGTGCTACTGTGTTCCTGTGAGGTTTTAATTAACAGTTTAAAGCGGTTCCAAAAGTGCTGCACTGCACTATCTCATTATGATTCTTGGAAAATCATCTCCATTCCACTTGCACTTGAATGCCACCATGTCAACTTTACTGGGAAAAGTTACAATGGGTGGGTTGTTGATGCGAGGAATAGAGACAAAGGAGATAAAAACAGTTGCTTCCTCATCATATTACTAGAGTCTTGGAATAACTAGGGTAAGTAGAATGATCTTTTCAATTTATCTGCACAAAAATGTTTTCAGAATTGAATTCGATTGCTAGTGTTTTAATGGAGTTCATCAAATTTTGTCCCACCTAGTATTGTTAGGTACCATGTCTTAGTTCTTCATGACTTCAACTTCAAGTGTAAACTATCAATCCATTATAAATACCGCTCTAGAGTCCATTTGAATTGCATATGTGAACTGCAATGAGTGCCTTTTACCATGAAGAGCCACCAGAGGACTCCAAGAGATGCAAACTCCTTGCCATGGTTTTGAAGAATGTGTGTTCAAATTGCCAGTGCCACAGTGACAGTGGACGCCTCTCACTTTCGAGCCCAGTGGAGGAGTTTCAAACAACCGACTTCAATCAAGAACAGGAAGTACTCACCATTTTCACTAGCAAACTTGATTTCTAGCTTCTGTTTTTCAGTGCAAAATTATGAGTGTTTCTTTGGGTTTACAACAGGTGGTGGTTTCAGAAATCCGAAGTCGGGCGATGGAGAAGTTGAGACGCAAGTCTAGTCCCGTGACTGATAGCTTAGCCTGGGTCGTTTCACCAAGAAGCAGAGAATTGTACTTAAAGGCACATCAacaaaaagatgatgaagatgaagaagatgaagaagatggaAGAGATGAATTCTTTTCTGTTGGGAGTAGCTTCCCTTGCTATTCAAGTGCTGTTAGCAGAGAAGCATATTACCCAGTTAAGACAAACTTCTCTTGCTGCAGTCCAGGCTTGAAAGGGTTTGATTTTCAAGAGTTTCAAAAGCTTGATTTTCAGGATCTCCAGAGGTCTATAATACAAGAACTGTGTTTATGTGAAGGATGGCCGTTCGGCCTCTGCAGGAGAGCTGTGTTACTACCACCTCTACCCAAATCGCCATCTGAATCTTGGTCATGGCATAAAGGCACTAAAATTGCTAAATTTCCTTGACTTTAGAAtatctattttccttttcttttggtttcttGTGTTCATCAATGGATGCAGACCCACTTGCTTAAGAATAATGAAGAGCCTAAATAGGGAATTCAGGCAGCCAGATGTCTCATTCTTTAGTCATCATtataaccgaaaaaaaaaacacacaaattAGCCATTTTATTCAGATTTGCTAACTgttgtcaaaaataaaataaatttagggGTATGCTAAAAAACGTGCAAACAAAATGTTTCCAAGCCaaataaaaacatgaaaaagcACAATTTTATTACTTGCAGCTAAAAGAGGCTCCAAGAGAAAATGACCTGTCTCTCACTATCCAAAACCATGTTGCAGACACAAGAACGTCACAATTACAATTAACCTTTCAACTCTGGGCTAAGCTCTTTGCTCCACATATGACCCAGAAAGACCAGATGTCCCAAGTACAGTAACCTGAAATAAGAAGTTTGATAAAGGTTAGAAGGGTTTACAAAGCAATTTGCGTTGCAGCCAGAGTTCACTAACACATGCGCATGAACCATATAGACTTCCATGAATTCTCATAGTTTAACAGCATTGTATGATCAATGCCAAACCCAAAAACACATTTGCAGAAATGAAACTTTAAAATGGGAACTCTCTTCTAAGTTTCCTCTCATTTTTATGGAACAGGAAAAAAGGGAGGGATGTAACTTGTGCAAATTGTTCTAAGTTGATATAAGCAAAGAGCAAACGCCAAGTATACTTTGACCTAAAAGACCTTTAGTTGGTTTCTCAGAAATAATCATgggtttatttaaattaataaatgggtTGTTATGACATGAAGCCTCTTGTGGGACATAGAAAATGACATAAGTGCTATGAAACACAAAAATTGCCTAAATTCATGTGCAG carries:
- the LOC123202953 gene encoding uncharacterized protein LOC123202953 isoform X1, giving the protein MARGEWGNQGRGKSYSYKKITLIVCSINIVIALYVLRSIYGSIYVFSTNDLNVVKYTPFQIRKMEESIRIRRANEPIELVKWLKESKRELSEESMVELPRSVKQRMTVEILQRLRSLNVTGDGDAQRAEAVESWRKEKLEEAKQLIVGRQGVNSTILQEDARMLVRVLESNWDALSGEIGLWIPSEITQREHDDKPEGIEEEELLEEDILPGRPVPPECNAELHTDYAGAAVRWGLTHHKESAADCCQACLEQAKRAKPGQMKCNIWVYCPAETGCFSPDIYEHKNQECWLKYAEKPKLNFKHKYSESYRNSHPTAPLFVPWVSGVVSV
- the LOC123203704 gene encoding uncharacterized protein LOC123203704, which encodes MSAFYHEEPPEDSKRCKLLAMVLKNVCSNCQCHSDSGRLSLSSPVEEFQTTDFNQEQEVVVSEIRSRAMEKLRRKSSPVTDSLAWVVSPRSRELYLKAHQQKDDEDEEDEEDGRDEFFSVGSSFPCYSSAVSREAYYPVKTNFSCCSPGLKGFDFQEFQKLDFQDLQRSIIQELCLCEGWPFGLCRRAVLLPPLPKSPSESWSWHKGTKIAKFP
- the LOC123202953 gene encoding uncharacterized protein LOC123202953 isoform X2; its protein translation is MARGEWGNQGRGKSYSYKKITLIVCSINIVIALYVLRSIYGSIYVFSTNDLNVVKYTPFQIRKMEESIRIRRANEPIELVKWLKESKRELSEESMVELPRSVKQRMTVEILQRLRSLNVTGDGDAQREAVESWRKEKLEEAKQLIVGRQGVNSTILQEDARMLVRVLESNWDALSGEIGLWIPSEITQREHDDKPEGIEEEELLEEDILPGRPVPPECNAELHTDYAGAAVRWGLTHHKESAADCCQACLEQAKRAKPGQMKCNIWVYCPAETGCFSPDIYEHKNQECWLKYAEKPKLNFKHKYSESYRNSHPTAPLFVPWVSGVVSV